The DNA region AGGGAATAGCTTCTTCAAGCAGAGGACGTAGGGAAATGTGGCGGAACCCATTAAAGAAAGACTGCTCATTGTTACGGAGAGCGATTTCAATAATTTCTGGTAGATCATCAATTCGCTCTTCCGGGTTATCGGCATTAAGGCGGTTCACAATGCTTTCGATAATTGCACTGGTTGCTTTTAATGATGAACCTGAAGAGCCTGATACCCTGCTTCCGCTCTTAAAGGCGATGTAGTCCATCGAGAAGAAGCCAGGGTCAACCACGAGAATGGTCGACTTCTCTAATTCTTCCTGACTGATAAGGCCCGGTCTGTTAACGATGTCATTGATGACACCAACGCCCTGCTGAAGAACGAGGCATTTTTTAACAGTCACTGTTTTTCCTGGCGCAATAGTAAACGTACCGGTGAGCCTCGCAGTCAGTTTCGCGCGTTCACTTTCATTAGCAAGACGGACAGGTAAACCAGTTACTACCAGGTCGATTTCATTGCCTGCTTTAGCAGTGATTTTATCCAGTGAGGCCAGATATAGTGCCAGGTACATTTCTGTCATGTGGTAACGGTCATGCAGCTCACGCGCATCGGGGCGTTCGGTAAAAGCCCGCCATTCTTTACCTCCTGGGTACACCAACACTTCATGTTCGCAGCTACGCTTTACCAGCCGCACATCATCTACTGGCTCATTCGTAGCGTAGGCCGGATAAATACTGACTGTGGGTTTGTCATCCGCTGAATCCCCTACAGCAATTTTTACATTGCTGTATCCAATATCAATTCCGCAGACAACCAATTTGTCATTGCTCATTCGTTAACCCTGCAAGTTAAAAATGAATTACTGCCACTCCGATAACATTTGAGCGCCAAAAAGGGGTTCGCACTAACGTAAAGAAAGGTGGCCTCCCTCTGTCAACGTCGGGAATTAACCGTTAACAAGTTGTAACATGGTATTCAAACGATCATCGATTACCATTTTTTTTATCGGCAAAACGTCCCCATTTTTGACATTAATAATGGCTAGATAC from Klebsiella sp. WP3-W18-ESBL-02 includes:
- a CDS encoding ParM/StbA family protein; translated protein: MSNDKLVVCGIDIGYSNVKIAVGDSADDKPTVSIYPAYATNEPVDDVRLVKRSCEHEVLVYPGGKEWRAFTERPDARELHDRYHMTEMYLALYLASLDKITAKAGNEIDLVVTGLPVRLANESERAKLTARLTGTFTIAPGKTVTVKKCLVLQQGVGVINDIVNRPGLISQEELEKSTILVVDPGFFSMDYIAFKSGSRVSGSSGSSLKATSAIIESIVNRLNADNPEERIDDLPEIIEIALRNNEQSFFNGFRHISLRPLLEEAIPSIASDVVKELRKSTRVLGPVHIIAAAGGGTRFYEQTIREEFPRARIVSSPLPVASNAIGFWNYGVDLMLYGDD